Proteins encoded within one genomic window of Cetobacterium somerae ATCC BAA-474:
- the mgtE gene encoding magnesium transporter, which translates to MFETKVKELLLKKDLKGLKEVLNLETPVNIAEFIEANSENEKDIIILFRLLHKELAAEVFANLDADEQIKIVGSINDDKLQSLLEELYFDDMIDFLEEMPSNVVKRVLENYKHENRSLINQFLSYEEDSAGSLMTIEYLSLRSNQTVKESLEHIRKYAEELETIDVAYVIDKNKKLEGEITLKKLLASSDDEVIENIMDKNILSVKTSTNQEEAVKLFKKYDLTVLPVIDKENILVGIITIDDMVDVIEEENTEDFQKMAAMAPSKEEYLETSVLHLAKNRLTWLLVLMVSATFTGSIISKYEEIIEQMVVLAAAIPMLMDTGGNAGSQSSTLIIRGMALGEIKMSDYLKVVWKELRVSLIVGLGLGAVNFLRMNYILKQDFKMSMLVSFTLGITVVIAKLVGGLLPIGAKKLKLDPAIMAGPLVTTIVDALALVIYFYLAMFLYSDVLR; encoded by the coding sequence ATGTTTGAAACAAAAGTAAAAGAGCTTCTATTAAAAAAGGATTTAAAAGGTCTAAAGGAGGTTCTAAACTTAGAAACTCCAGTAAATATAGCTGAATTTATTGAAGCTAACAGTGAAAATGAAAAGGATATAATTATTCTTTTTAGACTTTTACACAAAGAGTTAGCGGCGGAAGTTTTTGCAAATTTAGATGCTGATGAGCAGATAAAAATTGTAGGTTCAATAAATGATGATAAACTTCAATCTCTATTGGAGGAGCTATATTTTGATGATATGATTGACTTTTTAGAAGAGATGCCTTCAAATGTTGTGAAAAGAGTGCTTGAAAATTACAAGCATGAAAACAGATCTCTAATAAATCAATTTTTATCTTATGAAGAGGATTCAGCAGGAAGTTTAATGACAATAGAGTATCTTTCTCTAAGAAGTAACCAAACTGTAAAAGAGAGTCTTGAGCATATAAGAAAATATGCAGAGGAACTTGAAACTATAGATGTTGCTTATGTTATAGATAAGAATAAAAAGCTTGAGGGAGAGATAACATTAAAGAAACTTTTAGCATCTTCTGATGATGAGGTTATAGAAAATATTATGGATAAGAATATACTTTCTGTAAAAACATCAACAAATCAAGAGGAAGCTGTAAAGTTATTTAAAAAGTATGATTTAACAGTTTTACCAGTAATTGATAAGGAAAATATTTTAGTGGGAATTATTACTATAGATGATATGGTAGATGTTATTGAAGAGGAAAATACAGAGGACTTCCAGAAGATGGCTGCTATGGCACCAAGTAAGGAGGAGTATTTAGAAACTTCAGTTTTACACTTAGCTAAAAATCGTTTAACATGGCTTTTAGTACTAATGGTTTCAGCTACTTTTACAGGATCAATTATTAGTAAATATGAAGAGATAATAGAACAGATGGTAGTTTTAGCTGCAGCTATTCCAATGCTTATGGATACAGGAGGAAATGCAGGTTCACAATCGTCAACTCTTATAATAAGAGGAATGGCTTTAGGTGAGATTAAAATGAGTGATTATTTAAAAGTTGTATGGAAAGAGTTAAGAGTAAGTTTAATCGTAGGATTGGGATTAGGAGCTGTAAACTTTTTACGTATGAATTATATATTAAAGCAAGATTTTAAAATGTCAATGCTAGTATCGTTTACTTTAGGTATAACAGTAGTAATAGCAAAATTAGTTGGAGGATTACTTCCAATTGGAGCTAAAAAATTAAAGTTAGACCCAGCTATAATGGCAGGGCCATTAGTTACAACTATTGTTGATGCACTAGCCTTAGTAATTTACTTTTACTTAGCAATGTTTTTATATAGTGATGTATTGAGATAG
- a CDS encoding helix-turn-helix transcriptional regulator, translating into MKGDLEILEEYRKVARFMSKCYGENVEVVLHDLTDISSSSIEIFNNHVSGREIGSPMSEFGLKILKERLYDDREFITNSKGVVGGKILRSSTFFIKNIDGNIIGMICVNVDVSSYLNIAYQMESMANFGLNLKDEKELVTEVDFPNSIKEMINKALLEILKGRVSWKEIEGEEKLNVIKKLHQKGIFDLRGGVLEVSEALNVSESTIYRYLSKI; encoded by the coding sequence TTGAAAGGAGACTTAGAGATCTTAGAAGAGTACAGAAAAGTAGCAAGATTTATGTCTAAATGTTATGGAGAAAATGTAGAGGTAGTTCTTCATGATTTAACAGATATAAGTAGTTCTAGTATCGAGATATTCAACAACCATGTGAGTGGAAGAGAGATAGGTTCTCCTATGAGTGAATTTGGATTAAAAATTTTGAAAGAGAGACTCTATGATGATAGAGAGTTTATAACAAACTCAAAAGGTGTTGTGGGAGGAAAAATTCTTAGATCCTCAACATTTTTTATAAAAAATATAGATGGGAATATTATTGGAATGATATGTGTAAATGTAGATGTGAGTAGTTATTTAAACATAGCCTATCAAATGGAGAGTATGGCAAATTTTGGTCTAAATTTAAAAGATGAAAAAGAGTTAGTAACAGAAGTGGATTTTCCAAACTCTATAAAAGAGATGATAAACAAGGCTTTACTAGAGATTTTAAAAGGTAGAGTATCTTGGAAAGAGATAGAGGGGGAGGAGAAACTTAATGTTATAAAAAAACTTCACCAAAAGGGGATATTTGATTTAAGAGGTGGAGTTTTAGAGGTCTCAGAAGCTTTAAATGTTTCTGAATCAACAATATATCGTTATTTAAGCAAAATTTAA
- a CDS encoding cold-shock protein, which yields MKGTVKWFNEEKGFGFITGEDGKDVFAHFSQIKKDGFKKLVEGEEVTFDVVQGERGPQASNIVTVK from the coding sequence ATGAAAGGTACTGTTAAATGGTTTAACGAAGAAAAAGGATTTGGATTTATCACTGGTGAGGACGGGAAAGATGTATTCGCACACTTCTCTCAAATCAAGAAAGATGGATTCAAGAAGTTAGTAGAAGGAGAAGAAGTAACTTTTGACGTAGTTCAAGGTGAAAGAGGACCTCAAGCATCTAACATCGTAACTGTAAAGTAA
- a CDS encoding thiamine pyrophosphate-dependent enzyme: MAYNFKEEMNKPERLTGGHRLCAGCGAGVAVRGVLRALKVEDKAVIANATGCLEVSTFMYPYTAWKDSFIHSAFENAGATLSGVEGAYNALKRRGKIDDTYKFIAFGGDGGTYDIGFQSLSGAMERGHDMVYVCYDNGAYMNTGIQRSSATPRYADTTTSPIGKDSNGKVQSRKDLTAIIADHNIPYVAQTTFLGNMKDLHEKSEKAIYTEGAAFLNVLAPCPRGWRYSTEKLMEMCKLAVETCYWPLFEVINGEWKLSYKPKNKLPITEFIKDQGRFAHLFKPGNEHLIEEMQNEVDRRWEALLKRCGEEI, encoded by the coding sequence ATGGCATACAATTTTAAAGAGGAAATGAATAAACCAGAGAGATTAACTGGAGGACATAGACTTTGTGCTGGATGTGGAGCAGGAGTTGCAGTAAGAGGAGTTTTAAGAGCTTTAAAAGTTGAGGATAAGGCAGTAATTGCAAATGCCACTGGATGTTTAGAGGTTTCAACATTTATGTATCCATATACAGCTTGGAAGGATTCATTTATTCATAGTGCTTTTGAAAATGCAGGAGCAACTTTAAGTGGAGTAGAGGGAGCTTACAATGCTTTAAAAAGACGTGGAAAAATAGATGATACATATAAATTCATAGCTTTTGGAGGAGATGGAGGAACTTATGATATAGGATTCCAATCACTTTCTGGAGCGATGGAAAGAGGACACGATATGGTTTATGTATGCTATGATAATGGAGCATATATGAATACAGGTATCCAAAGATCGTCAGCTACACCGAGATATGCTGATACAACAACTTCACCTATTGGTAAGGATAGTAATGGAAAGGTTCAAAGTAGAAAGGATTTAACAGCTATTATTGCTGATCATAATATTCCGTATGTTGCTCAAACAACGTTTTTAGGAAATATGAAAGATTTACACGAAAAATCAGAAAAAGCTATTTATACAGAGGGAGCAGCATTTTTAAATGTATTAGCTCCATGTCCAAGAGGATGGAGATATTCAACAGAAAAACTTATGGAGATGTGTAAGTTAGCTGTTGAAACTTGCTACTGGCCACTATTTGAAGTTATAAATGGAGAGTGGAAATTATCTTATAAACCTAAAAATAAACTTCCAATTACAGAGTTTATAAAAGATCAAGGAAGATTTGCTCATCTATTTAAACCTGGAAATGAGCATTTAATAGAAGAGATGCAAAATGAAGTGGATAGAAGATGGGAAGCTCTTTTAAAAAGATGTGGAGAGGAGATTTAA
- a CDS encoding 2-oxoacid:acceptor oxidoreductase family protein → MSKMVEIRWHGRGGQGAKTASLLLADVAFSSGMYVQGFPEYGPERMGAPITAYNRIGNEPIRVHSNIYEPNFVVVVDETLIKAIEVEKGLKEGGAIIVNSERSPEELRAELRGYTGRLYTCNARKISEECLGKYFPNTPMLGAVVKVSELIPEAEFIKNMEESFKHKFSTKPQVLEGNMCALKRSMDEVEG, encoded by the coding sequence ATGAGTAAAATGGTAGAAATCAGATGGCATGGTAGAGGTGGACAAGGTGCAAAAACAGCTTCTCTTCTATTAGCAGATGTAGCATTTAGTAGTGGGATGTATGTTCAAGGTTTTCCTGAGTATGGACCAGAGAGAATGGGAGCACCAATAACAGCTTATAATCGTATAGGAAATGAACCAATTAGAGTTCATTCAAATATTTATGAACCAAACTTTGTAGTTGTAGTGGATGAAACTTTAATAAAAGCAATTGAAGTGGAAAAAGGTCTTAAAGAGGGCGGAGCTATAATTGTAAATAGTGAGAGAAGTCCTGAGGAGTTAAGAGCTGAATTAAGAGGTTATACAGGAAGACTTTATACATGCAATGCTAGAAAGATATCTGAAGAGTGTTTAGGAAAATATTTCCCAAATACACCGATGCTTGGAGCAGTTGTAAAAGTTAGTGAACTTATACCAGAAGCTGAATTTATAAAAAATATGGAAGAGTCATTTAAACATAAATTTAGTACTAAACCTCAAGTTTTAGAGGGGAATATGTGTGCGTTAAAGCGTTCAATGGATGAGGTGGAAGGATAA
- a CDS encoding polysaccharide deacetylase family protein: MKILKYLLVACMMTMSIFAQETKRIALTFDDGPKAKITEEILEVLNENNAKATFFILGTNGKRYPKILEKIYDGGHQIANHSYNHPNLKKLPMNDVKKELESTNKIITSVTNKKVVYFRPPYGALGKTQKEELKKSLGMESVMWNICPKDWEKPSDADYIAKFLVENAKDNGIVLLHDYGKTAQALKVAIPELKAKGFEFVTVEELNKK; encoded by the coding sequence ATGAAAATATTAAAGTATTTATTAGTGGCATGTATGATGACTATGTCTATTTTTGCTCAGGAAACAAAGAGAATAGCTCTGACTTTTGATGATGGTCCAAAAGCTAAAATAACAGAGGAAATTTTAGAAGTTTTAAATGAAAACAATGCAAAGGCAACATTTTTTATTTTAGGAACAAATGGAAAAAGATATCCAAAAATTTTAGAAAAAATATATGATGGTGGACATCAAATTGCAAACCACTCGTATAATCATCCAAATTTAAAAAAATTACCAATGAATGATGTAAAAAAAGAACTTGAAAGTACAAATAAAATTATTACAAGTGTAACAAATAAAAAAGTTGTATACTTTAGACCTCCATATGGTGCTTTAGGAAAAACTCAAAAAGAGGAGTTAAAAAAGAGTTTAGGTATGGAGTCAGTTATGTGGAACATCTGTCCTAAAGATTGGGAAAAACCATCTGATGCAGATTATATAGCTAAGTTTTTAGTAGAAAATGCAAAGGATAATGGAATAGTATTACTACATGACTATGGGAAAACTGCTCAGGCTCTAAAAGTAGCTATTCCAGAGTTAAAAGCTAAAGGTTTTGAGTTTGTAACAGTTGAAGAGCTAAATAAGAAATAA
- the porA gene encoding pyruvate flavodoxin/ferredoxin oxidoreductase, thiamine diP-binding domain protein, whose protein sequence is MSIRERMSGNEAVATAMRQINPDVMPAFPITPSTEVPQYFSKYVADGNVNTEFIPVESEHSAMSAAIGAQAAGARTMTATSSCGLALMWEMLYVASSMRLPITMALINRALTGPININADHSDSMGARDTGWIQIYSETNQEAYDNYIQAVKIAEDPRVMLPAMVCQDGFITSHAVENIELLEDDKVKAFVGEYNPEDYLLNSARPIAHGPYDTANFYMEHKVQQAHAMINARHVIKEVAKDYEKLTGRKYSFFEEYKMQDADVAIVLINSTAGTAKEAVDELRAEGKKVGLIKIRVFRPFPFDELKYSLTGIKVVGVMDKCEGFSGAGGPLFAEVRSALYDSHDRPEMFNYVYGLGGRDVTVDTIKGVFNELLYEAHAKQLIEDQVEIAYNPELLLAHTADFEVGRVYRHLGVRG, encoded by the coding sequence ATGAGTATAAGAGAGAGAATGTCAGGAAACGAAGCTGTAGCCACAGCCATGAGACAGATAAATCCAGATGTAATGCCAGCATTTCCAATTACACCATCAACTGAGGTACCGCAATACTTCTCTAAGTATGTAGCAGATGGAAATGTAAATACAGAGTTTATTCCAGTGGAATCAGAGCATAGTGCAATGTCAGCAGCTATAGGAGCTCAAGCAGCAGGAGCTAGAACAATGACAGCTACTTCGTCATGCGGACTTGCTTTAATGTGGGAGATGTTATATGTAGCTTCTTCAATGAGATTACCTATAACTATGGCACTTATAAACAGAGCTTTAACTGGACCAATTAATATAAATGCAGACCACAGTGATTCAATGGGGGCTAGAGACACTGGTTGGATTCAAATATATAGTGAAACAAATCAAGAGGCGTATGACAACTATATTCAAGCAGTAAAAATAGCCGAAGATCCAAGAGTTATGCTTCCTGCAATGGTTTGCCAAGATGGATTTATAACATCTCACGCTGTTGAAAATATAGAGCTTTTAGAAGATGATAAGGTAAAGGCTTTTGTGGGAGAGTATAATCCAGAGGATTATCTATTAAACTCAGCTAGACCAATAGCTCATGGACCATACGATACAGCTAACTTCTATATGGAGCATAAAGTTCAGCAAGCTCATGCTATGATAAACGCAAGACATGTTATAAAAGAGGTAGCAAAAGATTATGAAAAATTAACAGGAAGAAAATACTCATTCTTTGAGGAGTATAAGATGCAAGATGCAGATGTAGCTATAGTACTTATAAACTCAACTGCTGGAACAGCTAAAGAAGCTGTTGATGAGTTAAGAGCAGAGGGGAAAAAAGTTGGACTTATTAAAATTAGAGTATTTAGACCATTCCCATTTGATGAATTAAAATACAGCTTAACAGGAATAAAAGTTGTTGGTGTAATGGATAAATGTGAGGGATTCTCTGGAGCTGGAGGACCGCTTTTTGCTGAGGTTAGATCAGCACTTTATGATTCACACGATAGACCAGAGATGTTTAACTATGTGTATGGATTAGGTGGAAGAGATGTAACTGTAGATACTATAAAAGGAGTATTTAACGAACTTCTTTATGAAGCACACGCAAAACAACTTATAGAGGATCAAGTGGAAATAGCTTACAACCCAGAATTGCTTTTAGCACATACAGCTGATTTTGAAGTTGGTAGAGTTTACAGACACTTAGGAGTAAGGGGGTAG
- a CDS encoding 4Fe-4S dicluster domain-containing protein, with protein sequence MKNKNGRIIDETITWQEITPGGVVYEAGSAENFKTGDWRTMKVDFIDENCKQCLLCIPVCPDSAIPVKDGKRLDFDQDHCKGCGVCFAVCPFKAIEFTKA encoded by the coding sequence ATGAAAAATAAAAACGGTAGAATAATAGATGAAACTATAACTTGGCAAGAGATAACTCCTGGTGGAGTAGTATATGAAGCTGGAAGTGCTGAAAACTTTAAAACTGGTGACTGGAGAACAATGAAAGTTGATTTTATTGATGAGAATTGTAAGCAATGTTTACTATGTATCCCAGTATGCCCAGATTCAGCTATTCCAGTTAAAGATGGAAAAAGACTAGATTTTGATCAGGATCACTGCAAAGGGTGTGGAGTTTGTTTTGCAGTATGCCCATTTAAAGCGATAGAGTTTACAAAGGCTTAG
- the megL gene encoding methionine gamma-lyase yields the protein MDKNMKNGFGTIAIHGGSEKNPFGTLATPIYQTSTFIFDSAEQGGKRFALEEEGYIYSRLGNPTVTVVEKKLALLEEGEAALATASGMGAIASVMWTVLKAGDHVLADKTLYGCTFALLSHGLTKFGIDVEFIDTSDLEAVKRSLKANTKVVYLETPANPNLKIVDIEAVSKIAHTHNDNILVVVDNTFATPYCQKPLTLGADVVVHSATKYLNGHGDVIAGFVVGKMDLVTQVRLVGVKDMTGAVLSPMDAYYIIRGMKTLEIRMERHCSNARKVAEFLNTHPKVETVFYPGLKTHPGHEIACKQMKDFGGIFAFELKGGMDAGKTLLNNLKLCSLAVSLGDTETLIQHPASMTHSPYTREERLTAGITDGLVRISVGLEDVEDIITDLRNGLELV from the coding sequence ATGGATAAAAATATGAAAAATGGTTTTGGAACAATAGCGATTCATGGTGGAAGTGAGAAAAATCCGTTTGGAACTTTAGCTACACCAATCTATCAGACATCAACATTTATATTTGATTCAGCTGAGCAAGGGGGGAAAAGATTTGCTTTAGAGGAAGAGGGATATATCTATTCAAGATTGGGGAACCCTACAGTAACAGTTGTAGAGAAAAAGTTGGCTCTTTTAGAAGAGGGAGAAGCAGCACTGGCCACAGCTTCAGGAATGGGAGCAATAGCTTCAGTAATGTGGACAGTTTTAAAAGCTGGAGACCATGTTTTAGCAGACAAAACACTTTATGGATGTACATTTGCACTGCTTAGTCATGGATTAACAAAATTTGGAATAGATGTAGAATTTATAGATACTTCAGATTTAGAAGCTGTAAAGAGATCTTTAAAAGCTAATACAAAAGTTGTTTATTTAGAAACACCAGCAAATCCAAATCTGAAAATTGTTGATATAGAAGCAGTTTCAAAAATAGCTCACACACACAATGATAATATATTAGTTGTAGTGGACAATACATTTGCAACACCGTATTGTCAAAAACCTTTAACACTGGGAGCAGATGTTGTTGTTCACTCGGCTACAAAATATTTAAATGGACATGGAGATGTAATAGCAGGTTTTGTTGTAGGTAAAATGGATTTAGTAACTCAAGTTAGACTTGTTGGAGTAAAAGATATGACTGGAGCAGTTTTAAGTCCAATGGACGCTTACTACATAATTAGAGGAATGAAAACTTTAGAGATTAGAATGGAAAGACACTGTTCTAATGCTAGAAAAGTAGCGGAGTTTTTAAATACTCATCCTAAAGTTGAAACAGTGTTTTACCCAGGATTAAAAACACATCCAGGACACGAAATTGCATGTAAACAGATGAAAGACTTTGGAGGAATTTTTGCCTTTGAACTAAAAGGTGGAATGGATGCAGGAAAAACTCTATTAAATAATCTAAAACTTTGTTCTCTAGCAGTTTCTTTAGGAGATACAGAGACACTTATTCAACACCCAGCTTCAATGACTCACTCACCATATACAAGAGAGGAGAGATTAACTGCAGGAATCACTGATGGATTAGTTAGAATCTCTGTAGGACTTGAGGATGTAGAGGATATAATTACAGATTTAAGAAATGGTTTAGAGTTAGTTTAA
- the glgB gene encoding 1,4-alpha-glucan branching protein GlgB, with amino-acid sequence MNYTLYKTFGSHLKKNDGVDGVLFTLWAPNAMKVSVVGDFNDWDGKRNYMNKDIQTGVWTLFIPNLKEGTIYKYMIADKNQKIFMKSDPFAFYSEVRPNTASIVYNPFKSFPWEDKKWLEKRASENLYSKPISIYELHLGSWKRNYNRGDGPEDGREFLNYREIAKKLVPYILETGFTHIEILPLTEHPLDTSWGYQGVGYFSITSRYGSPEDFKYLVNECHKAGIGVILDWVPGHFCKDAHGLYRFDGTPLFEYENEILGENPTWGTANFDFTKPFVKNFLLSSATFLFEHFHIDGIRADAVSNLLYLEYGREKTGLKNSLGGDAKLEAIDFLRTLNETIFKLYKNPLMIAEEATSWPLVTAPTYKGGLGFNYKWNMGWMNDMLKYMSYTPCERDKNHNLLTFSIMYAFSENFILALSHDEVVHGKKSLLDKMSGDYIQKFDSLRMFYGFMFGHPGKKLIFMGGEFGQFIEWRYYEELEWKLLKYPQHDSLKTYISKLNEFYKSEPALWGKDSTSDGFQWVNHKNHSQKLITFIRKGDNLEDFILVVCNFTKNEYINHSIGVPRMFEYMEVFNSDKDIFGGSNQVNSEIIKPMNRELDDQPFSISINIAPLCTLFLKPILKKGGI; translated from the coding sequence ATGAATTATACTCTTTATAAAACTTTCGGTTCTCATCTGAAAAAAAATGATGGTGTTGATGGAGTTCTATTTACTCTTTGGGCACCTAATGCTATGAAAGTTTCAGTCGTTGGAGATTTCAATGACTGGGATGGAAAAAGAAACTATATGAATAAAGATATTCAAACTGGAGTTTGGACTCTTTTTATTCCTAATTTAAAAGAGGGAACAATTTATAAATATATGATTGCTGATAAAAATCAAAAAATATTTATGAAAAGTGATCCCTTTGCCTTTTATTCTGAAGTTCGACCTAATACTGCTTCTATTGTTTATAACCCTTTTAAATCTTTTCCGTGGGAAGATAAAAAATGGTTAGAAAAAAGAGCTTCAGAAAATCTTTACAGTAAACCTATCAGTATTTATGAACTACATTTAGGTTCTTGGAAAAGAAACTATAACCGTGGAGATGGCCCTGAAGATGGAAGAGAGTTTCTCAACTACCGAGAAATTGCTAAAAAGCTTGTTCCATATATTTTAGAAACAGGTTTTACTCATATTGAAATCCTTCCTCTCACTGAACATCCTTTAGATACATCTTGGGGATATCAAGGAGTTGGATATTTCTCTATCACAAGTCGTTATGGCTCACCTGAAGATTTTAAATATCTTGTTAATGAATGCCATAAAGCTGGAATTGGAGTCATTTTAGACTGGGTCCCTGGACATTTTTGTAAAGATGCCCATGGTCTATATAGATTTGATGGAACACCTCTTTTTGAATACGAAAACGAAATTTTAGGGGAAAACCCAACTTGGGGAACTGCTAACTTTGATTTTACTAAACCCTTTGTCAAAAACTTTTTATTATCAAGTGCAACATTTTTATTTGAACATTTTCATATTGATGGAATTCGTGCTGATGCAGTCTCAAACCTTTTATACCTTGAGTATGGACGTGAAAAAACAGGTCTTAAAAACTCACTTGGTGGAGATGCTAAGTTAGAAGCTATTGATTTTCTAAGAACACTCAACGAAACAATTTTTAAACTTTACAAAAACCCACTTATGATTGCTGAAGAAGCCACATCTTGGCCTTTAGTAACAGCTCCTACATATAAAGGAGGCCTTGGATTTAACTACAAATGGAATATGGGATGGATGAATGATATGTTGAAATACATGTCCTATACCCCTTGTGAAAGAGATAAAAATCATAATCTTTTAACATTCTCTATTATGTATGCTTTTAGCGAAAACTTTATACTAGCCTTATCTCACGATGAAGTGGTACATGGAAAAAAATCACTTCTTGATAAAATGAGTGGAGATTATATTCAAAAATTTGATTCCCTTAGAATGTTTTATGGATTCATGTTTGGACATCCTGGAAAAAAACTTATTTTTATGGGAGGGGAATTTGGTCAATTTATTGAATGGAGATATTATGAGGAGTTAGAATGGAAACTTTTAAAATATCCACAACATGACTCTTTAAAAACTTATATTAGCAAACTTAATGAATTTTATAAATCAGAACCAGCTCTTTGGGGAAAAGATTCAACTTCTGATGGATTCCAGTGGGTTAACCATAAAAATCACTCTCAAAAACTTATAACATTTATAAGAAAAGGAGATAATTTAGAGGATTTTATTTTAGTTGTTTGTAACTTTACTAAAAATGAATATATAAATCACTCTATTGGTGTTCCAAGAATGTTTGAGTATATGGAAGTTTTTAATAGTGATAAAGATATTTTTGGTGGTAGTAACCAAGTTAATAGTGAAATTATCAAACCTATGAATAGAGAGCTAGATGATCAACCTTTCTCTATTTCAATAAATATAGCTCCACTTTGTACACTGTTTTTAAAGCCAATATTAAAAAAAGGGGGAATTTAA
- a CDS encoding YjiH family protein, with translation MVINTFKFGFYSFMGIWLFLVPIVIGGESAMLLGHIKSYIVNGYVGVVKSFMIGFAVVTIFGTIFGIKKKTFNDRVLDEFFISSKFVSIVRIIGALSLILIAYNFLPNVIGDVVADEGTGLMMINELLPTILVTFLLEVMLIPLLTSFGLVEFIGTLIAPYMRKLFRVPGYAAIDALASFVGDGTIGIVVTDQQYEKGYYTQKEAAIIATSFSLVGISFAIMMADLLRLSHIFGYFYGSIVVCTILTGVVISRLPLKKFKDNYYKEGEAPNERDTSMSYALRLASDVAGRTKATKVLKDSFLKVLTIYVTFTPVIMLIGTIGLVLAEKTIVFQVITAPMVPFLEFVGFEREIAQYMAPSMIIGITDMWLPAVFIKDCPSELARFVIGGLTFSQLIYFSETGIILMNSKIGFNFFDVMKIFFLRSIVAFPMIYGVGLFMLKIGLLAN, from the coding sequence GTGGTAATCAATACTTTTAAATTCGGATTTTATTCTTTTATGGGAATCTGGCTGTTTCTAGTTCCAATTGTAATTGGAGGAGAATCAGCAATGCTTTTAGGACACATAAAAAGTTATATAGTTAATGGATATGTGGGAGTAGTTAAGTCCTTTATGATAGGATTTGCTGTGGTCACCATATTTGGAACTATTTTTGGAATAAAAAAGAAAACTTTTAATGATAGAGTTTTGGACGAATTTTTTATAAGTAGTAAATTTGTATCAATAGTTAGAATAATTGGAGCACTGTCTTTAATTTTAATAGCATATAATTTTTTACCCAATGTAATAGGTGATGTAGTAGCAGATGAAGGAACTGGTTTAATGATGATAAATGAACTACTTCCAACTATTTTAGTAACTTTTTTACTTGAAGTTATGCTAATTCCACTTCTTACATCTTTTGGATTAGTTGAGTTTATTGGAACTTTAATCGCTCCATATATGAGAAAGTTATTTAGAGTACCTGGGTATGCAGCAATAGATGCTCTAGCATCTTTTGTAGGAGATGGAACTATTGGAATTGTAGTTACAGATCAACAATATGAAAAAGGGTATTATACTCAAAAAGAAGCGGCGATAATAGCTACATCGTTCTCTTTAGTTGGGATATCATTTGCTATAATGATGGCAGATTTATTAAGGTTATCACATATATTTGGATATTTTTATGGCTCTATTGTAGTTTGTACAATTTTAACAGGAGTTGTGATTTCAAGACTTCCTTTAAAAAAGTTTAAAGATAATTACTATAAAGAGGGTGAAGCTCCAAATGAAAGAGATACGAGTATGAGTTACGCTTTAAGATTGGCTTCAGATGTAGCTGGAAGAACAAAGGCTACAAAGGTTTTAAAGGATTCATTTTTAAAGGTTTTAACAATATACGTAACGTTTACTCCTGTTATAATGTTAATAGGAACAATAGGGTTAGTTCTTGCAGAGAAAACAATAGTTTTTCAAGTAATAACAGCACCTATGGTACCATTTTTAGAATTTGTAGGTTTTGAAAGAGAGATAGCTCAGTATATGGCTCCATCTATGATAATAGGAATTACAGATATGTGGTTACCAGCTGTATTTATTAAAGATTGTCCAAGTGAATTGGCTAGATTTGTAATTGGAGGACTAACTTTTTCTCAATTGATATATTTTAGTGAGACTGGAATTATTCTTATGAATTCAAAAATAGGGTTTAATTTTTTTGATGTAATGAAAATATTTTTCTTAAGAAGTATAGTGGCTTTTCCAATGATATATGGAGTTGGACTGTTCATGTTAAAAATAGGATTATTAGCAAATTAA